Below is a window of Gossypium hirsutum isolate 1008001.06 chromosome A12, Gossypium_hirsutum_v2.1, whole genome shotgun sequence DNA.
AATTTTGGTTACTTAGAGATAAATTGATTGCAATTAATGAGTCGGTCACAGAGTTGCCATTAAATTTGGAGGTTGGCCCCATAAGCATGATGAAGTGGCAACTATTCCTGCAAATTGACCAATCATTCCAAATTCATCGTAGTTATGGAAGCATGCTTGAAGGCGAGGCAGATGAACTAAAGgtaattcttattttttattattgtggAAAATTTAGATATCTCAGAAGTGTGTATGATTTATGACTATCGAAAAAGGTTAAAAGTATGTTCACATGATAATACTTTTTTTATGTCAAAGTTACATTTTAAGAATTTAGAAACTAAAAAGTATCTCATTTTTCATGAGAGCAACTAACCCTAAACCTTGAACTTCTACCTTGAAGTGAAGAATTCTTTTATTTGCATCTAATTTCTCTGAGTGCTAACTATATACTTGATCAATTTTTGTAGAGGGTCTTCTTAGAAGGAAATCCGTACTTGCTAGTGATCACCATGGTTGTTTCTCTGCTTCATTCCGTGTTTGATTTCCTGGCTttcaaaaatggtaaaataattcTGTAGTTTTGGAGATTTTTTATCCATACATGGATGAGTTTTGATAATTTTCTCATACACTCTGGAAACAAAGGTTTAGGATGTTGGCTTTCTTCTCTGCAGATATCCAATTTTGGAACAAAAATAAGTCTATGGAAGGACTGTCTGCAAAGTCTGTTGTAGTGAGCTTTCTGTGTCAGCTCGTTGTTTTCCTCTATTTACTTGATAATGAGACCTCATGGATGATACTGGCAAGTTCAGGAATTGGTGTCTGCATCGAATTTTGGAAAATAGGGAAAGCAATGCACATAGAGGTATGAGCTCATTTTTGCATTTGTTTTTCTAAGTATTATTTGAATTGCGAGCATCCTTCCAAGAAGGAAAAAGCAAAAAGGGCTTGTTTTTAGATGCATTTATTCCGTAAGTTTGATACTGAATGAGATCATTCTGTGGGTCTGTCTGTTAAACTTTCCTGATACTGTGAGGATATAGGTGACCATGCTTTCTTCTTGGTTAACTGAGTTCACTCCTAAAATGTATTTTATGTTGAAAGACCATTATTTTGAGGATTGTAAATGTATTTTGATTATGCTTTCATATTCTACCTGTAATTGAATGCAGAAACCGTCATTTTCAATCTGCTGTCAAATCTTTAGGAGGCTCATTATGTATGAATGCCTTTTCCATGCATGTTTCTTGTTTAGATGCCTcattcttcttctattttttgtTGTTGCTTGAAAAGTAAAAATAGAACAATCATTCTTCTTACTTTTCTTCAGTACCAATCTAATTGTTTGTCTACTCTGGAAGTCTTCTTATTCTGTCCTTTTTTGGAAGTGTGCATGAAATGTTATGTGGTTCCTATGTCGTCATTACCTTTTATTTGAAACTTGATCTTTAGACTTTGATGGTGTTATGTATAGGCTAAATCTGGTTATCTGCAAACTTGTAATTTATTGAAGAGTATCTAAATCTGTAACAATTCCTTTTCATCTTCAGATTGATAGAAGTGGAAGGATACCTATGTTGAGGTTTCGAGATCGCGATTCTTATGCAAGTAATAAAACTAAGGAATATGATGATATAGCAATGAAATATCTATCCTATGTGCTCTTCTTCCTTGTTGCATGTTTTTCTGTTTACTCTCTTATGTATGAGCGCCATAAGAGCTGGTATTCCTGGATTCTCTCTTCACTCACTAGCTGTGTATACATGTTTGGTAAGCCATCTGTCCTTTCATGTTTCTTGCTTTGATACTTCTGTTAGTTACCCACTGTCAACTCCAACTTAACATAGTGAAAGTCTGATGTTTTGAAAGTTGGACAAGACCATGACAATTCCTATAAAAAATTTCTTTCCTCAGGGGCCTTCTAGTGTAGGAAACTGcttttttttaatggaaaaaaaaaactctatgCATTATGTAACCTTTGATCCTTGGTCTCTTTCTATGTTTCTCTCAAGTCTGTTGCTGGTATAAAAATTCTGGTCAACAAAAAAATTATGGCAAATCATGTGTCGCCAGGCTTAGAAAAAAGCTACCTATGTTGTTGTTAGGTAGAAGACAAAAGGTTATACCTTATAATGGGGTGAGCAAGGAGCCGTCTACATTAACATTACTAGTGGAAATTTGGTCCATTTTGTTGAAATTCAACTTGGGTTGCCTGTTTCATAATATCTGAtcattacataaatttttttattatcaggCTTATTAGTTATATATCATGATCGAAAGGGGATGGCAAAATTGATTATTTGTTCTTATGGCTAAAAAAATTGGTTTGGGCAATGATCTTCAACTTCTGCTTTCTAATATTGATGCTGGGTTCCTTTTACATCTAATAACTGTTACAGAAAGTTTGAGGTTTATTTATTTGCTGCTGGATTTTCAATTGACCAACTTAAACCGCAAAAATCTGCGCTCCTATGTTTTTGGCAGGTTTTATTATGATGTGCCCTCAACTTTTCATAAACTATAAGCTTAAGTCTGTAGCTCATTTACCCTGGAGGCAAATGACTTACAAGTTCCTCAACACCATCATTGATGATCTCTTTGCATTCGTCATAAAAATGCCAACACTTCATCGGCTTTCTGTCTTCCGTGATGGTAAGATataattctcttttctttttaatataaaaggaaaaaaaatgtgcTTTGCTTGGTTGTGAGGAAGGAAAGGAGGAAAGAAAAAAAGTGCTGTAATCTGAATTGAAGATCATTCTGTATTAAATGAAACGTGttgtttttacttgaatattTCTGGTGTAAATCACGTTCTCATTCTGATTGTGATGCTTAATTTTTGCAGATCTTATATTTTTAATCTACCTGTACCAGAGATGGGTATATCCTGTGGATAAGAAACGTATAAATGAATTTGGTTTTGGTGGTGAGGATGAGCATGGTCAGACGTCTGCCATTGCCGATCAAGATGACAAGAAAACCAACTGAGCTTACGCCCTATTACATTTTGCTCTAGCCACTCTTTAGTGccaaaaagaaatgcaaaaaacaaaaaagaaatgtaAAAGATTCTGGTAGTGTGACCACGATATTTTGTAAGAATTTTAGAAGTTTAGACTAGAAAATTGTTCACTAAAAATTTTGGTTACAGGTCGTTGGCTATTCTAATAGCAGGCAGCCGATATCTTTTGCTTTTACTCCCCCTGATTTCCTTTGCTTTTACTTACCATTTTTGTTTGACCATTTGAAACTTGAGCCAGGTGCATACTAAGTCCATAAAAAAATTGTCTGCCACTGCCGTCACCATTTTTTCTCATTTCTCTTCGGTTTTTGTTTCACTCACTGGAAAAATAAAAGTCTCTGCCTTCTCAACACTGTTACGTGGTGACCACTGTTGTTGATCTAGCTTGGCGGAGTTGACTCATCCCTTTATTCTGGTGACACTCAACGTCTCGTTTCTTTGGGTTCGATGTGTTCGTTTAGAAGAGCACAAAATCATCCTTGTCAAAATTGCAGCACCAGTGAGGGGTATGCCGATTTAGTGGCTGATACCAGCAGTGATGGTGTTGGGATACCATTTGTTTTTTGGTACAAAGACGAGAGTTTAAACTAAAGCATTGTTACAAATGACTAGCCTTGCTATAGTAATTCCTTGCACATCTTTTAACAGCGTACTGCCAATATCCTCCTGTGGTTCTTCAAATATGTGAATACAAATCTCATAGAAATCGCCTGCCCTTTTTCTACGCACTTTTCATGGCCCTTTTTCCTTTTTACTCGAATAAGGAACGTGTAAcatcacttttttctttttactttttttttaaaaaaaaaagcaaaatctaaattttcattaaattaaaaggaagaatatcttttaataaaattaagtcaacaaaataatttctattgattttaGTGAAAGTTAGttttttaataacaaaaaaaatatttttattgataattACATTGAGGTTTTGGTAGATAGTGTAGATTTGGATATCTATAGGCGTTCgacttattttttattaattcaaatattacaaaTGCAAATAATATTCGgatttaaatatttcaaactaCTATTTACAATAGATTCAAAGCGGATGTAAATTTTGATTCTAGGATGTCCATTATTTAAATCTACTTTACTTTtgcaaatatttattagaaaaatataactATCATCTTTTTGTTgtctttttataaaaatagtattaaaaaattaatgaattacaAAAATGAAGTgggaaacaaattaattaaaaaaatggggTGTTTTTTTACAGTTGTTTTGAATGCCGCTGATGAActtctttttaaaagaaatttgacagaaaaataaaaaaagttgaaaaagtaaaaaaaaaattatggtacaGCTTGACACATTGACAACactagtaaattaaaaaaaaatctgataGTAAAAAAGCAgctgaaaaaatgaaaataaaaataaaaaactttggtTTATGGTTCAAACACCAAAGAATAGCCTTTCTCGCTACATTTAATGCATCAATGACTTTTCCATGCATTTTCcctacatttaatttttttcatgcatttaattcctaaaacaacagtttttatttatttattcaaggAGTGTTTTTTTA
It encodes the following:
- the LOC107931293 gene encoding cleft lip and palate transmembrane protein 1 homolog isoform X2; the protein is MAPPAAAGGGGGGGGGEEGQQPRQQQQQNGFGQTITGIIRIAVFWYFASKFFSPKKPTDPSNLISNLFQKGEPLDMWLYLSEHEKFNDFGNEASLVWHETNIPYVTWGPESTRTLSLKYYPSQALKNNGSLYAHVFFARSGYPPDPNDPEFQPQATFGRTYSVVAYLPKSRSDKRKSLLGNTKEGEAVESVAMVADDAETDSKDDGPDEWIAYWKPNITINLVEDFTRYGHNAVPPNIAPYLNIEPSTGNYYPTIFFNEFWLLRDKLIAINESVTELPLNLEVGPISMMKWQLFLQIDQSFQIHRSYGSMLEGEADELKRVFLEGNPYLLVITMVVSLLHSVFDFLAFKNDIQFWNKNKSMEGLSAKSVVVSFLCQLVVFLYLLDNETSWMILASSGIGVCIEFWKIGKAMHIEIDRSGRIPMLRFRDRDSYASNKTKEYDDIAMKYLSYVLFFLVACFSVYSLMYERHKSWYSWILSSLTSCVYMFGFIMMCPQLFINYKLKSVAHLPWRQMTYKFLNTIIDDLFAFVIKMPTLHRLSVFRDDLIFLIYLYQRWVYPVDKKRINEFGFGGEDEHGQTSAIADQDDKKTN
- the LOC107931293 gene encoding cleft lip and palate transmembrane protein 1 homolog isoform X1 is translated as MAPPAAAGGGGGGGGGEEGQQPRQQQQQNGFGQTITGIIRIAVFWYFASKFFSPKKPTDPSNLISNLFQKGEPLDMWLYLSEHEKFNDFGNEASLVWHETNIPYVTWGPESTRTLSLKYYPSQALKNNGSLYAHVFFARSGYPPDPNDPEFQPQATFGRTYSVVAYLPKSRSDKRKSLLGNTKEGEAVESVAMHGTMLLQVADDAETDSKDDGPDEWIAYWKPNITINLVEDFTRYGHNAVPPNIAPYLNIEPSTGNYYPTIFFNEFWLLRDKLIAINESVTELPLNLEVGPISMMKWQLFLQIDQSFQIHRSYGSMLEGEADELKRVFLEGNPYLLVITMVVSLLHSVFDFLAFKNDIQFWNKNKSMEGLSAKSVVVSFLCQLVVFLYLLDNETSWMILASSGIGVCIEFWKIGKAMHIEIDRSGRIPMLRFRDRDSYASNKTKEYDDIAMKYLSYVLFFLVACFSVYSLMYERHKSWYSWILSSLTSCVYMFGFIMMCPQLFINYKLKSVAHLPWRQMTYKFLNTIIDDLFAFVIKMPTLHRLSVFRDDLIFLIYLYQRWVYPVDKKRINEFGFGGEDEHGQTSAIADQDDKKTN